In Salvia miltiorrhiza cultivar Shanhuang (shh) unplaced genomic scaffold, IMPLAD_Smil_shh Hic_asm_8, whole genome shotgun sequence, the following are encoded in one genomic region:
- the LOC131002236 gene encoding 60S ribosomal protein L34-like, producing MVQRLTYRKRHSYATKSNQHRVVKTPGGKLVYQTTKKRASGPKCPVTGKRIQGIPHLRPAEYKRSRLSRNRRTVNRAYGGVLSGGAVRERIIRAFLVEEQKIVKKVLKIQKAKEKAAGKS from the coding sequence ATGGTGCAGCGGCTCACCTACCGGAAGCGCCACAGCTATGCCACCAAATCCAACCAGCACCGCGTCGTCAAGACTCCCGGAGGGAAGCTAGTCTACCAGACTACCAAAAAGAGGGCAAGTGGCCCTAAGTGCCCTGTCACTGGCAAGAGAATCCAAGGGATTCCTCACTTGAGACCTGCTGAGTACAAGAGGTCTAGACTATCCAGAAACAGGAGGACTGTGAACCGTGCCTATGGTGGTGTTTTGTCTGGTGGTGCTGTGAGAGAAAGGATCATTAGAGCTTTCTTGGTTGAAGAACAAAAAATCGTGAAGAAGGTTTTGAAGATACAGAAGGCAAAGGAAAAGGCTGCTGGCAAGAGCTAA